The following proteins are co-located in the Pyricularia oryzae 70-15 chromosome 1, whole genome shotgun sequence genome:
- a CDS encoding zinc finger protein RTS2, whose protein sequence is MGKAEFGTTKHLSNQMKAKGLQRLRFYCTPCQRQMRDDNAFKQHCMSESHVRNMLIVGEDPKKYIREYSEAFLKDFVNLLKTGHRDKQVQINHFYQEYIANKEHVHMNSTQWSSLTEFAKYLGKEGICRVEENEKGIHISWIDDSPEALKRQEALKRKEAQDRGDEEREQRLLKEQIKRAQKDAAARAAGENGASTEQDQEDKGLRREEGEKIKLSIGVKPAASKPEPAPVEQPAAATLDEETPATGEAKLAEATTDSKPVSLKFGAKPAAKNVFASKKNAFSSGAKKVKIEQPKKISEAERIMREEMGRKRSREFSGSGGPSKRQRM, encoded by the coding sequence ATGGGGAAAGCAGAGTTCGGCACGACCAAGCATCTGAGCAACCAGATGAAGGCCAAAGGCCTTCAGCGGCTTCGCTTCTACTGCACGCCATGCCAGCGTCAGATGCGCGACGACAACGCCTTCAAGCAGCACTGCATGAGCGAGTCTCACGTGCGCAACATGCTCATTGTGGGCGAGGACCCGAAGAAGTACATCCGCGAGTACAGCGAGGCCTTCCTCAAGGACTTTGTCAACCTGCTCAAGACGGGCCACCGCGACAAGCAGGTCCAGATCAACCACTTCTACCAAGAGTACATAGCCAACAAGGAGCACGTCCACATGAACAGTACCCAGTGGTCCAGTCTGACAGAGTTTGCCAAATACCTTGGTAAGGAGGGCATATGTCGCGTTGAGGAGAACGAGAAGGGCATCCACATATCCTGGATCGACGACTCGCCCGAGGCGCTCAAGAGGCAGGAGGCGCTTAAGCGGAAAGAGGCGCAGGACAGGGGCGACGAGGAGCGAGAGCAGCGCTTGCTGAAGGAGCAGATAAAGCGCGCGCAGAAGGATGCCGCCGCTCGAGCGGCCGGGGAGAATGGCGCATCAACAGAGCAAGACCAGGAGGACAAGGGGTTGCGACGGGAAGAAGGCGAGAAGATCAAACTGTCTATTGGGGTTAAGCCTGCAGCCAGCAAACCGGAACCCGCACCGGTAGAGCAGCCCGCAGCTGCAACTCTTGACGAAGAAACCCCAGCAACTGGAGAGGCCAAGTTGGCGGAAGCGACTACAGATTCCAAGCCTGTATCGCTGAAGTTTGGAGCCAAACCAGCTGCCAAGAATGTCTTTGCCTCCAAGAAAAACGCTTTTTCAAGCGGCGCAAAGAAAGTTAAGATTGAGCAGCCCAAAAAGATAAGTGAGGCAGAGAGGATAATGCGCGAGGAGATGGGGCGCAAGAGGTCAAGAGAGTTTTCTGGTTCAGGGGGCCCTAGTAAACGCCAAAGGATGTAa
- a CDS encoding helicase encodes MPAELVVIDSSESEGKGLGADRCSKTALGKRKAEPVPPPIETIPWTDSEEEAEKERTEKKQAKGRRSAKKKKSIKSEPGNAITNHGRRNARSLAEAIRDLGEDTAPEDNVHADIPEYLKHRKRQFNRDRATLQEAGLLLPPDYTDIDFTDDEDDGQRREVRPQFGDRIKPCRPYEDVELERSAGIIPAPIAQYLRDYQVDGVSFMHEAFVYQRGCILGDDMGLGKTVQVAAFLTAAFGKTGDFRDSKRMRKVKRLGRRYYKVLVVCPSSVMENWRQELARWGWWKVESYHGPGKDDVLDTAKSGRLEVMLTTPATYRLQKERVNTVSWDAVVVDECHNIKERRSEITKAMTEVNALCRIGLTGTAIQNKYEELWTLLNWTNPGRFGTFGEWKTSISRPLTLGQSHNATLQELSMARKTAKKLVQNLLPDYFLRRMKSLIAHQLPKKRDRVVFCPLTDLQTTAYERFIASEEVELVRRSHELCDCGSGEKRGHCHYKHLEDGRTWNMLVFPCILTLQNLANHLTLIVPKIGEPGDKAEKSLARLRICVPDKWEQLYKLRDSPLIQMDPEFCGKWRVLKDLLKFWEGNGDKVLVFSHSVKLLQVLRALFQTTHYSYSYLDGSLAIEERQQIVDDFNSDPQQFVFLISTKAGGVGLNITSANKVVIFDPHWNPSWDLQAQDRAYRIGQTRDVDVFRLVSQGTIEEIVYARQIYKQQQANIGYNASNERRYFTGVQQDNSRKGEIFGLENIFTFRPDRVVLRDIVNKTNVAEAKVGVYLQDIDIESAIKDNEEAGIPIKLEPGSSGDAEERGASQLADFLTSKPQVKPGGENHERSPGHDAIQAILSSAGVGYTHDNAEVVGTSKVEAQLSRKAERDHEIDEKEALKVLFADSQDVGARPLYEHDQEAWDVDEMGEGDAWQSKRPETWFRPRLRYNPPEEVRLRQFCSMAKEFSFSNAIEFALVVESWTQEQRRNCLDMFYKQRESELLKTTLAGEAKKLDKHEPEVKTESTSARTKTEVPEEHGMVGLENVQTKSKVQIKNEAGVADSKVKMEPVNDEPESDSDDLDAVKVKDEDLSKIKYEPGLATIKRQSSIFFFDDDDEDDEL; translated from the exons ATGCCTGCGGAATTAGTCGTGATAGACAGTTCGGAATCAGAAGGCAAGGGCCTTGGTGCCGACCGATGTTCCAAGACGGCACTTGGTAAGCGCAAAGCCGAGCCTGTGCCCCCGCCAATTGAGACTATTCCGTGGACGGActcggaggaggaggccgagaAGGAACGGACTGAGAAGAAACAAGCAAAGGGAAGACGTAGtgcgaagaaaaagaaaagcatcaAGTCTGAACCTGGAAACGCTATTACCAATCATGGACGACGAAACGCACGTTCCTTGGCCGAAGCGATTAGGGATCTCGGCGAGGATACGGCGCCAGAGGACAACGTCCATGCTGATATCCCAGAGTATTTAAAGCACCGCAAGAGGCAGTTCAACCGGGACCGCGCAACTCTCCAAGAAGCCGGGTTGCTTCTTCCACCGGACTACACGGACATTGACTTCACtgatgatgaagatgatggCCAGCGACGAGAGGTCCGACCACAGTTTGGCGATAGAATCAAGCCATGTCGACCGTATGAGGACGTCGAGCTAGAAAGGTCAGCAGGTATCATACCGGCACCAATAGCCCAGTACCTACGTGATTATCAGGTCGACGGCGTTTCTTTCATGCATGAGGCATTCGTCTACCAGAGGGGATGCATTCTCGGCGATGACATGGGACTGGGCAAGACGGTTCAGGTTGCTGCGTTCCTGACAGCTGCATTCGGGAAAACCGGTGATTTTCGTGACTCGAAGCGGATGCGCAAGGTCAAGAGGCTGGGTCGCCGGTACTACAAAGTGCTGGTTGTCTGCCCCAGCTCCGTAATGGAGAACTGGAGACAAGAACTGGCGCGATGGGGCTGGTGGAAGGTCGAGTCCTATCATGGACCCGGCAAAGACGATGTGCTTGACACCGCAAAGTCAGGTCGGCTTGAGGTCATGCTTACGACCCCGGCCACGTACAGGCTGCAGAAAGAGCGCGTAAACACGGTCAGCTGGGATGCCGTGGTTGTCGACGAATGTCATAATATCAAGGAGCGACGATCCGAGATCACAAAAGCAATGACTGAGGTCAACGCACTCTGTCGCATCGGCTTGACGGGCAcggccatccagaacaagTACGAGGAGCTCTGGACCCTCCTGAACTGGACAAACCCTGGGCGCTTTGGAACCTTTGGAGAATGGAAAACCTCCATCAGTAGGCCTTTAACTCTGGGTCAATCTCACAACGCCACACTCCAGGAGCTGAGCATGGCAAGAAAGACTGCCAAGAAGCTGGTGCAGAATCTTCTTCCGGACTACTTTCTTCGTCGCATGAAGTCTTTGATTGCGCATCAGTTACCTAAGAAGCGAGACAGAGTAGTTTTCTGTCCGCTGACTGATCTCCAAACCACGGCGTACGAAAGATTCATCGCATCCGAAGAAGTTGAGCTTGTCCGACGGTCTCATGAGCTATGCGATTGCGGATCAGGAGAGAAAAGGGGGCATTGCCACTACAAACACTTGGAAGATGGGCGCACATGGAACATGCTCGTCTTTCCTTGTATTCTGACCTTGCAGAATCTGGCCAACCATCTCACGCTGATTGTGCCAAAGATTGGCGAGCCCGGAGACAAGGCTGAGAAAAGCCTGGCCAGGCTCCGTATTTGCGTGCCTGACAAGTGGGAGCAACTCTACAAGCTTCGTGACTCCCCGCTCATACAAATGGACCCGGAATTCTGCGGTAAATGGAGAGTGTTGAAGGACCTACTCAAGTTTTGGGAGGGAAACGGTGACAAAGTCCTCGTCTTCTCCCACAGCGTCAAACTACTACAAGTCCTTCGCGCGCTTTTTCAGACTACTCACTACAGTTACAGCTACCTGGATGGATCACTTGCGATCGAGGAGAGGCAGCAGATTGTTGATGATTTCAACTCGGACCCTCAACAGTTTGTCTTTCTCATCTCTACGAAGGCGGGTGGTGTAGGTTTGAACATCACGTCAGCCAACAAGGTCGTCATCTTTGACCCTCACTGGAATCCATCATGGGACCTTCAGGCCCAGGATCGAGCTTATCGAATTGGCCAG ACTCGAGACGTCGACGTATTCCGCCTTGTCTCTCAAGGGACCATTGAAGAGATTGTCTACGCGCGGCAGATCTACAAGCAGCAACAAGCCAATATTGGCTACAATGCTTCAAATGAAAG ACGATACTTTACTGGTGTGCAACAAGACAACTCTCGGAAGGGAGAAATCTTCGGGCTCGAAAACATCTTTACATTTCGTCCCGACCGCGTGGTGCTGCGGGATATTGTCAACAAGACAAATGTCGCAGAGGCCAAGGTTGGGGTATATCTGCAAGATATCGATATCGAGTCTGCCATCAAGGATAATGAGGAGGCGGGCATTCCGATCAAGTTAGAACCGGGGTCCAGTGGGGACGCAGAGGAGCGTGGAGCAAGCCAACTCGCGGACTTCCTCACGTCGAAACCCCAAGTCAAACCAGGTGGTGAGAACCACGAAAGATCCCCAGGTCACGACGCTATACAGGCCATTCTCTCCTCGGCGGGAGTGGGCTACACTCACGACAATGCAGAGGTTGTCGGGACCAGCAAAGTCGAAGCTCAGCTGTCTCGCAAGGCCGAGAGAGATCACGAGATTGATGAGAAAGAAGCCTTGAAAGTATTGTTTGCCGACAGTCAAGATGTTGGCGCGCGTCCGCTATATGAGCATGATCAGGAGGCTTGGGATGTGGACGAGATGGGAGAAGGTGACGCATGGCAAAGCAAGCGTCCCGAAACATGGTTTCGGCCTCGACTCCGATACAACCCTCCGGAAGAGGTTAGACTGCGTCAGTTCTGCTCCATGGCAAAGGAGTTCAGCTTCAGCAATGCTATAGAGTTTGCATTAGTTGTTGAGAGCTGGACACAAGAGCAGCGGAGGAACTGCCTCGATATGTTTTACAAACAAAGGGAGTCTGAGCTGCTTAAGACAACACTGGCTGGCGAGGCAAAGAAGCTCGACAAACACGAACCGGAAGTTAAGACAGAGTCGACTTCAGCCCGTACTAAGACTGAAGTACCGGAGGAACATGGAATGGTTGGACTTGAGAATGTTCAGACCAAGTCCAAAGTTCAAATCAAGAACGAAGCGGGAGTTGCCGACTCAAAGGTAAAGATGGAACCGGTGAACGATGAGCCCGAGAGCGACTCGGATGATCTTGACGCGGTCAAGGTGAAGGATGAGGATTTGAGCAAGATTAAATATGAACCAGGGTTGGCCACTATCAAAAGGCAGTCGAGCATATTCTTttttgacgacgacgatgaggatgacgagCTGTGA